Below is a window of Gemmatimonadota bacterium DNA.
TGACGCCGGGACTGGGCGTGACGCTGGACGAGGAAGTGGCCCGGCGCGCAGCCCGGGAGGACCTCGGTTTCTTCTGATACGGCGCGAGGGACTATGAGCGAACTGTCCATGATGGATATCCACCGGGCCGAAATGCCTGTACGCATCGGCATTTCGTCCTGCCTGCTCGGCGAGCGGGTCCGCTACGACGGCGGACACAAGCGCGACGACTACCTCGTGGACGTGGTCGGCCGTTACGTGGAGTGGATCCCGGTCTGTCCGGAGGTGGAAGCGGGCATGGGTACGCCACGGGAGACCGTGCAGTTGACCCGGGTCGACGGCGATGTCCGGATGCTGACGAAGAACGGAGTCGACCACACCGACAGGGTGGACTGGTTCGCCCGGCAACGCGTGCAGACCCTGGAGCAGGCCAGGCTCAGCGGCTACATCCTGAAGAGTCGGTCGCCCTCCTGCGGCATGGAAAGGGTTCCCGTGGTCCAGCCCGAGGGCGCCGCGCTGCGAAGCGGGCGCGGGATATTCGCCCGGCGGCTGATGGATGCCCTGCCCCATCTGCCCGTGGAAGAAGAGCGGCGTCTAAACAACCCGCGGGTCCGGGAGAACTTCATCAGCCGGGTTTTCGCCTGCTACCGCTGGCTGCAGCTCGCCGATTCGGGCCTGACCCGGCAATCATTGATGAGCTATCACCGGGCCTACAAGTACCTCCTCATGGCGCACAGCCAGGAAGGCACGCGCCGTCTCGGACGGCTGCTGGCAAAACCGGAGCGTTATGCCACCACCCGGGAACTGGCGGACGCCTACCTGGGCGAATTCAACCGGGTCATGAAAAGAACGCCGTCCCGGCGGAACCACACCAACGTGCTGCAGCACATGGCGGGCTATGTCTCCGACCGGCTCGACGGCCGCACACGCCGTGAACTGACGCGCATGATCCAGAAGTACCACGAGGAACTGCTGCCCCTGATCGTGCCCGTGGTCATGCTGCGGCATTACGTGCGGGAGTTCGACATCACCTACCTGCAGGACCAGACCTACCTCCATCCCTTTCCCGGCGAACTGATGCTGCTCAACTAGTTGTAGTGCCCCGGATTCGCGGCGTCGGGCGGCCGGTATGTCTGCGTCGGGCGGCCGTCATGTCTGCGTCGGGCGGCCGGTATGTCTGCGTCGGGCAGCCGTCATGACTACAACGGGCAGCCGTCATGGCTGGGACATACTCCTTGACCGGAAACTGCCAGGCCGTTTTCTTAGGTTGATTGTCTTCCGACGCGAATCCACGCCGCGTTGAGTGTACTTTTCTTCGCTTGATGCCTTCGAGGCCACGGCGGAACATGACGCAGAAAGCCCTGCCCATCCAGCTCACCGACGCGCAGGTCGCCCGGTTCCACGACGAAGGCTACCTCGTCGTCCCGGACCTGCTGGCGGCGGATGAGGTCGAGGCCTTCGTCCGGCACCAGGCCGATCCGGAAGCCGAGTCCCTGCGGCAGGGGCTTCGTACCCATCTTTCGGACCCCTTCTGGCAACGGCTGGCTCACCATCCCAACGTGGCCGGCGTCGCCCGCCAGATCCTGGGTGGACGGCCCCGCATCGTACAGACCATGTACATGGCCAAGGAACCGGCCAAACCGGACGAGGAACTGGGCGGCGCCGGCATCTCGCTGCACCAGGATTCCCACTACCTGCCCAACGAGCCCGATACGCTGATGGCCTGCTGGATCGCCATGAGCGATACCGATCCGGAGAACGGCGGCCTGTGCGTGGCGCCGGGCAGCCACAAGGACACTCTGCGGGAAACGACCCTGAATACCAATCCGGAGCACATGAGCTGGGAGAATGACTACGGCATGAGATCGCCGGACGGCCGCGAGTGGACCGAGAAGCTCTACTCATTCGACGTGGTGGGCATCGAGGAAGACGACCTCGTCCGGCTGACGGTGCCGCGCGGCAGCGGGGTGTTCTTCACCAGCAGGACGGTACACGGTTCCTATGCCAACCGTTCCCACACGCGGGCGCGCCTGGCCTTCGCCGTCCACTACGTGAAGGAAGGCACCTGGGTGTTCCGGACCGACGTGCAGGATACGACCCCGGTGGACCTGCCGGGGGCCTGACCCGGGTATTTACTGTAGCATCAATTGCCGGAGATACATTTCCTGGAGAATCCATGAAGCGCCTGAACGTGCTGCTGCTTCCCGTACGCCCCATTTACAGCCCGTGGTGCGTGGACATCCGGGAAGCCATCGGAGATCGCCACGATTTGAGGGACCTTGACGATGCCAAACCCCTGGCGCCCCAGTTCGCGGGCGTGGATGTGGTGATCGACCAGGGCGGAAGCCGGGGTACGCGGGAGATGATGGACGCAGCGGCCGACTGCCGGCTGTGGCAGATCGTGGGCACGGGATTCGACCACTTCGACCTGGCCTATATCAAGACGAAGGGCATCCCCACGGCCAATACCCCCGGCCTGTTCAGCGACGTCGCCCTGGCCGAGACCGCCATGATGTTCATCATTATGGTTTCGCGGCGTTACCGGGAAGCGGTGGACAATTTACGACAAGGCCGTATGTACAATCCGCTCGGATATGAGCTGGAGCACCAGACACTGGGCATCGTGGGATTCGGCGCGAGCGGACAAGCGCTGGCCCGCCGGGCGAAACCTTTCGGCATGCGGATCCTGGGCATCGACGTCCGGGAGATCGAATCCGAGGTGCTCGACGACATTCAGCCGGACTTCATCGGCGGCCCGGACGATCTGGACCGGGTCGTAGCCGAAAGCGACTTCCTCTCCCTGCACCTGCATCTGAACGACGAGACCCGCCATATCATCGACGGCCGGAGGCTGGGCCTGATGAAACCGACGGCCAGCGTCATAAACGTGGCCCGCGGCGCCCTCGTGGACGAAGCGGCCCTCTACGACGCTTTGGTCCAGGGGAAGATCGGCGGGGCCGGCCTCGACGTCTTCGCCCAGGAACCGCCCGATCCGTCCCTGCCCGTCTACCAGTTGCCCAACGTGGTCGTCACGCCCCATATCGCCGGGGTGACGGACGGTACCTCCCGCCGGCGGGCCGCCGCGGCCGCGGAGAACACGGACCGGGTCGCCCGGGGCCTGGAACCCCTGTACCGGATCGACCAGTGACCGGCCGGCCATCATTCCCGGAAACCCGCCCTCCATGCCACAGATGACCACCGCCGAAGCTATCGTCCGGACACTGATTGCACATGGCATCGATACCGTCTTCGGACTGCCGGGCGTGCAGAACGACGCCCTCTACAACGCGTTCTACGACCATCGGGACGATATCCGCGTCGTCCACACGCGCCACGAGCAGGGCGCGGCGTACATGGCCCTTGGGTACGCACTCTCAACCGACCGGACGGGGGTCTACAACGTGGTCCCGGGACCGGGGTTTCTCAACGGGACCGCCGCCCTGTCCACGGCCTATGCCACCAACGCAAAGGTGCTCTGCCTGACGGGCGAGATCCCGACGAAGTACCTCGGGCGCCACACGGGCCAGCTGCACGAGATCAACGGCCAGCTCGACGTGCTGCGGTCCCTGACCAAGTGGGCCGCCCGCATCGACAGCACCGCCGGTGCGCCTTCCAGGACGGCCGAGGCCATCCGGCAGCTGAACTCCGGCCGGCCGCGCCCTGTCGGCCTGGAATGCCCCTGGGACGTGCTCGCGTCCGAAGGCGAAGCACCAGGCATTCCCGGACCGTTACCCATATCCAATCCCCCGGTGGACGCGGAGACGCTGGAAGCCGCCGCGCGGAAACTGGGCCGGGCCAAAAACCCCATGATCTTCGTAGGCCGGGGCGCCATGAACGTTTCCGAAGAGATCACGCGGCTCGCCGAGCTGCTCCAGGCGCCAGTCATCGGGTACCGAACGGGCCGCGGCGTGCTCGACAGCCGCCACTACCTGAGCCATCCCAACCCCACGGCCCACAAGCTTTGGCCGAAGGTGGACGTCGTCCTCGCCGTGGGGTCCAGGCTGGCCATCCCCCAGCTCTACTGGGGCGTTGACGAGCACCTGACGACCATACGGATCGAGGTGGACGCCCGGGCCCAGGACCGCATCGCCCGGCCGGACATCGCCATCACCACGCGGTCCGAAGACGCCATGCCACTGCTGGTCGAAGCGGTGGAAAGACACAACCGCGTCCGCCCGTCCCGGGAAGCCGAAATGCGCGCCCTGAAAGCGGAGACCGATGAGATGTTCGCGTTCCTGGAACCCCAGACCTCCTTTCTGCGGGTGATCCGGGAAGAACTGGGCGAAGACGGCCTCTTCGTGGAGGAACTGACCCAGGTGGGTTACGCCGCCCGGCAGATCATGCCGGTGTACAAGCCCTACACCTTCATCTCCACGGGTTACCAGGGCACCCTGGGCTGGGGCTTCCCCACGGCTCTCGGCGTGAAGGTCGCCCACCCGGACAAGCCCGTCATCTCCGTTACCGGCGACGGCGGGTTCATGTTCGGCGTGCAGGAACTGGCCACGGCCGTCCAGCACCGCATCGGCCTGGTGACGCTCCTCTTCAACGACAACGCCTACGGCAACGTAAAGCGGATGCAACAGAAGCTGTACGGCAACCGGGTGATCGCCTCCGACCTGCACAACCCCGATTTCGTCCGGATGGCCGAATCCTTCGGCGCACGGGGCATCCGGGCGGAGACCCCGGAGGAGATGCGCCGGGCCATCCGCGCGGGATTCGCCGAAGACGGTCCCACCCTGGTGGAGATCCCGGTGGGCGAGATGCCGGACGTGGACCGTTTCAAGCGGGGAGCCCGCGTGCGGGGCACGGCCGAACGCTCCGAACACGCCCTGCAGTGGTAGGACCCGGCCACGTACCCGGCACCAGACCCGGTCCGCGCACCCGGCAGGCGGTCCGGTGGACACCCGTGAACATGTACGGACATGCGCAGACATGTTTCTGATACCCGAAGACAGCGGACTGTTTCGGGCCCTTGAGCGCCTGGTGGACACCCGGAAGATGGTTTTCCTCGCCGGACTGCCGGGCACCGGGAAGAGCCTCCTGCTGCAGCAGCTGGCCATCCTGGCTCACGGCCGCGGGCGAACGCCCCACCTGCTCCAATGGGACGTCTGCCGGCTGCCGTTCTTGACAAACGACCGCGTGAAGGAACATTATCACGAGCAGGACGGGATCACCCACGCCGGCGTCCGCAAGGCGGTGGGCCTGTGGGCCAGGCGCGCCGTCGGGCTCTGGGCCGAAGCGCACCGGGACGACCGGGATATCCTCATCGGCGAGGTCCCGATCATCGGCAACCGGTTGGTCGAACTCGTCCGCAGGGAACAGGACCCCGTCGAACCCCTGCTTTCGGACGGGGAATCCGCCTACTTCGCCATACCCACGCCCTCCCGGCGGGTCAGGCGGCTCATCGAGGCAAAGCGCAAGGAACGGAGCGTCAGCCCGCTGCACGAACGGGAGAAGGGGGACGCGCAGCCCGACATCATGTATGCGCTGTGGGAAGACCTGCGCGCGGTGGCGTCGCGGTTCGGCCTGCTCGATGAAGCGGGGAAGGCATGCGGGACGGGCGCGGGGGCGGGCGCGTACGATCCGGACCTGTATAGCGATACCTACTCCGCCCTGCTCAAGCGCCGGCCCGCGGGCCGGATCGACCTGGATATGCTCCTGTCCACGGAAGGCTGGTCGGTCTACGACCTGTCCGCCGGACAGCGGGACCTCGTCCCGTCGGCGCAGGAAGTGGAAGCCGCCATCCGGGAGATGGAAGAACAGTACGCCCGTCCCGAAGCGCTGGCGCGTGCCGTGGAACGGTGGTATGAGGTATAACAGTGGTATGAAAGGTAATCGTGCATAACGGAGATCAAGCATGAAAACTGCGCGCTTCGCCTGCAACGGCCAGGTCCTGGAGGCCGTCTTCGAGAACGGAAAACTCATGGTGGGCACGGTCGCCTACGATCCGGAGGACGTCATGTTCCTGCCGCCGGTAGACCATACGAGCAAGGCCATCGGCGTGGCGCTGGGGTACACCGAGCACGCGAAGGAACTGAACCTGGACCTGCCCGAGGAACCCATCCTGTTCAACAAGATGCCCCAGACCTTCATCGGCCACCGCGCGAAGATCGTCGTCCCCCCGGAATTCGACTACCTGCACTACGAATGCGAACTCGTCGCCGTGATCGGACGGCCCGCCCGGAAGGTAAAGGTCGCACAGGCCCTGGACTACGTGGGGGGCTATACCATCGGCAACGACCTGACGATCCGGGACTTCGTCAGCAACTACTTCAGGCCGCCGATCAAGGCCAAGGGTTTCGATACCTTCGGACCGCTCGGTCCCTTCCTGACCACCGCGGACGAAGTCGATCCCACGGACGTACACCTGCGCACCTACGTCAACGGGGAACTCCGCCAGGAGGGCTGGACCGGCGACCTGCGCCACGGCGTCGCCGAACTCATCGAGTACATCACCGCCTACATGACCCTGAACCCCGGGGACATGATCTGGACGGGCACGCCGGAAGGCATATCCCACATCCACGCGGGCGACAGCCTCCGGCTGGAAGTGGACGGACTGGGTGCCCTGGAGAACGACGTAGTGGCCAGTCTCAAGGAGGGCGGATCATAACCATCCAGGTTTCCCCGCAGGTTCACCCCAACGAGGCCAAAGCGAAGGGGCTCATCGCCCGCTTCCGAGATGAGGGCATCGGACACCTCATCGGCGGATCGTCCGTCCCCGCAGGCGGAGACACCTTCGAAAACGTCTCGCCCATCGACCATGCCGTGCTTTGCCCCGTAGCGAAAGGCGGCCCCGGGGAGGTCGACGCCGCGGCCCGCGCGGCTACGGAGGCCTTCGCCGTCTGGCGCGAGACGACGGGAACCGAGCGAAAACGGTTGTTGCACCGGGTGGCCGACCTGATCGAGGCGAACGGCGAGGAGATCGCCCTGCTGGAGACCTGCGACACGGGACAGCCCATCCGGTTCATGTCGAAAGCCGCGACGCGGGCCGCCGAGAACTTCCGGTTCTTCGCGGACCGGGCCGAAAGTGCATCGGACGGCCTCGCCTTGCCGGCGGCCGGGCACCTGAACTATACGCTGAGACAGCCCATCGGACCGGTGGGCATCATCACGCCCTGGAACACGCCTTTCATGCTCAGCACGTGGAAGATAGCCCCGGCGCTGGCGGCCGGCTGCACGGTGGTGCACAAGCCCGCGGAATGGAGTCCGGTCACGGCCACGCGCCTGGCAGAACTGGTCCACGAGGCGGGTATTCCCCCGGGCGTGGTCAACGTGGTCAACGGCATCGGCGAGACCGCGGGACGGGCGCTCACCGAGCACCCGGACATCAAGGCCATCGGATTCGTGGGCGACACGCAGACCGGGCGGGCCATCATGCGCCAGGGCGCCGAGACGCTGAAGCGGGTGCATTTCGAACTGGGCGGCAAGAACCCGGTGGTCGTCTTCGCCGATGCGGACCTGGACCGGGCCCTGGATGCCACGATATTCATGATCTACAGCCTCAACGGGGAGCGGTGCACATCGGGCAGCCGGGTGCTGGTGGAGCGGGCGATCTACGACGATTTCACCGGGCGGCTTGCGGAACGGGTAAAGCGCATCCGCCTGGGTAACCCCTTCGACCCGGCCACCGAACTGGGTCCCCTGATCCACCCGCTGCACCTGGAGAAGGTCCAGAGCTACGTGACCGCGGGGCTGCAGGAGGGCGCCACGCTGATCGCCGGGGGGAAATGCCCGGAGCACGCCGGCGCCGGCAACTACTTCGAGGCCACGCTCTTCGGTGACGCCGACCGGTCCATGCGTATCGCCCGGGAGGAGGTTTTCGGTCCTTTTCTCACCGCCATCCCCTTCGACTCGGAAGCGGAAGCGCTGGAGGTGGCGAACGACGTGGACTACGGCCTGTCCGCTTATCTCTGGACGCGCGACGTCACCCGCGCCCATGCCTTCGCCCGGCGCCTCGAAGCCGGCATGGTCTGGGTGAACTCGGAGAACGTGCGCCACCTGCCCACGCCATTCGGCGGCATGAAGTCGAGCGGAATCGGCCGTGACGGGGGCGACTACAGCTTCGACTTCTACATGGAAACGAAGAACATCGACATCGCCCTCGGACACCATCCCGTACCGAAACTGGGTAAATAAGAGGACACATCGTGGCCCTTCCCGCAGCGAATCCCTCCCCGCCCTTCAACATCGTCCGCGCCAGTCACGCGGAGTGGGGGGTGACGGACCTGGACTACGCCCGTGACTTCTATATCGACCTGCTGGGGTACGTCTGCGAGGACGACGCGGGGGACGCACTCTACCTGCGCGGGATGGAGGAACGGAACCACCATTCGCTGGTCCTGTCGAAGGCGGACGAACCGGTCGTGCATCGCATTGCCTTCAAGGTCGCCGGCGACGCCGATCTGGACCGGGCCGAAGCCTTCTATGACGGCGCCGGCTGCCGGACGGCTTTCGTCGACCGGTACGCCCAGGGCCGCACGCTGCACGTGGACGATCCCTTCGGCATCCCCCTGGAG
It encodes the following:
- a CDS encoding DUF523 and DUF1722 domain-containing protein produces the protein MSELSMMDIHRAEMPVRIGISSCLLGERVRYDGGHKRDDYLVDVVGRYVEWIPVCPEVEAGMGTPRETVQLTRVDGDVRMLTKNGVDHTDRVDWFARQRVQTLEQARLSGYILKSRSPSCGMERVPVVQPEGAALRSGRGIFARRLMDALPHLPVEEERRLNNPRVRENFISRVFACYRWLQLADSGLTRQSLMSYHRAYKYLLMAHSQEGTRRLGRLLAKPERYATTRELADAYLGEFNRVMKRTPSRRNHTNVLQHMAGYVSDRLDGRTRRELTRMIQKYHEELLPLIVPVVMLRHYVREFDITYLQDQTYLHPFPGELMLLN
- a CDS encoding phytanoyl-CoA dioxygenase family protein, producing MTQKALPIQLTDAQVARFHDEGYLVVPDLLAADEVEAFVRHQADPEAESLRQGLRTHLSDPFWQRLAHHPNVAGVARQILGGRPRIVQTMYMAKEPAKPDEELGGAGISLHQDSHYLPNEPDTLMACWIAMSDTDPENGGLCVAPGSHKDTLRETTLNTNPEHMSWENDYGMRSPDGREWTEKLYSFDVVGIEEDDLVRLTVPRGSGVFFTSRTVHGSYANRSHTRARLAFAVHYVKEGTWVFRTDVQDTTPVDLPGA
- a CDS encoding D-glycerate dehydrogenase yields the protein MKRLNVLLLPVRPIYSPWCVDIREAIGDRHDLRDLDDAKPLAPQFAGVDVVIDQGGSRGTREMMDAAADCRLWQIVGTGFDHFDLAYIKTKGIPTANTPGLFSDVALAETAMMFIIMVSRRYREAVDNLRQGRMYNPLGYELEHQTLGIVGFGASGQALARRAKPFGMRILGIDVREIESEVLDDIQPDFIGGPDDLDRVVAESDFLSLHLHLNDETRHIIDGRRLGLMKPTASVINVARGALVDEAALYDALVQGKIGGAGLDVFAQEPPDPSLPVYQLPNVVVTPHIAGVTDGTSRRRAAAAAENTDRVARGLEPLYRIDQ
- a CDS encoding thiamine pyrophosphate-binding protein is translated as MPQMTTAEAIVRTLIAHGIDTVFGLPGVQNDALYNAFYDHRDDIRVVHTRHEQGAAYMALGYALSTDRTGVYNVVPGPGFLNGTAALSTAYATNAKVLCLTGEIPTKYLGRHTGQLHEINGQLDVLRSLTKWAARIDSTAGAPSRTAEAIRQLNSGRPRPVGLECPWDVLASEGEAPGIPGPLPISNPPVDAETLEAAARKLGRAKNPMIFVGRGAMNVSEEITRLAELLQAPVIGYRTGRGVLDSRHYLSHPNPTAHKLWPKVDVVLAVGSRLAIPQLYWGVDEHLTTIRIEVDARAQDRIARPDIAITTRSEDAMPLLVEAVERHNRVRPSREAEMRALKAETDEMFAFLEPQTSFLRVIREELGEDGLFVEELTQVGYAARQIMPVYKPYTFISTGYQGTLGWGFPTALGVKVAHPDKPVISVTGDGGFMFGVQELATAVQHRIGLVTLLFNDNAYGNVKRMQQKLYGNRVIASDLHNPDFVRMAESFGARGIRAETPEEMRRAIRAGFAEDGPTLVEIPVGEMPDVDRFKRGARVRGTAERSEHALQW
- a CDS encoding fumarylacetoacetate hydrolase family protein, producing MKTARFACNGQVLEAVFENGKLMVGTVAYDPEDVMFLPPVDHTSKAIGVALGYTEHAKELNLDLPEEPILFNKMPQTFIGHRAKIVVPPEFDYLHYECELVAVIGRPARKVKVAQALDYVGGYTIGNDLTIRDFVSNYFRPPIKAKGFDTFGPLGPFLTTADEVDPTDVHLRTYVNGELRQEGWTGDLRHGVAELIEYITAYMTLNPGDMIWTGTPEGISHIHAGDSLRLEVDGLGALENDVVASLKEGGS
- the hpaE gene encoding 5-carboxymethyl-2-hydroxymuconate semialdehyde dehydrogenase; translation: MARFRDEGIGHLIGGSSVPAGGDTFENVSPIDHAVLCPVAKGGPGEVDAAARAATEAFAVWRETTGTERKRLLHRVADLIEANGEEIALLETCDTGQPIRFMSKAATRAAENFRFFADRAESASDGLALPAAGHLNYTLRQPIGPVGIITPWNTPFMLSTWKIAPALAAGCTVVHKPAEWSPVTATRLAELVHEAGIPPGVVNVVNGIGETAGRALTEHPDIKAIGFVGDTQTGRAIMRQGAETLKRVHFELGGKNPVVVFADADLDRALDATIFMIYSLNGERCTSGSRVLVERAIYDDFTGRLAERVKRIRLGNPFDPATELGPLIHPLHLEKVQSYVTAGLQEGATLIAGGKCPEHAGAGNYFEATLFGDADRSMRIAREEVFGPFLTAIPFDSEAEALEVANDVDYGLSAYLWTRDVTRAHAFARRLEAGMVWVNSENVRHLPTPFGGMKSSGIGRDGGDYSFDFYMETKNIDIALGHHPVPKLGK